From a single Calothrix sp. NIES-2098 genomic region:
- a CDS encoding putative peptidase M4, thermolysin, whose product MHTFHHHCCHNPLHCFVPPHVLDRLVESDDPEIRNLAIDAIKHSVASRTKRNTFAKVAMLAATPSPAGTKHRLVYDVNHWRWERMLPGKLVRSEGDSPVIDDAVNEAYDYSGITYDFYQEVFNRNSLDDKGMTLISSVHFGRNYDNAFWNGQQMIYGDGDEIVFTRFSKALDVVAHELTHGVVQFTSNLEYWDESGALNEHFADAMSALVKQWYLKQDVTEADWLMGDAIVGPKVQAKSIRTFKAEKAYEKDAILGTDPQPKHIKDKYTGDNDSRGVHINSGIPNHAFYLTAIELGGYSWEKVGPIWYQTLKNLNQNSNFQEAASMTYQVAGAMFGSDSLEQQAVKKAWDAVGISV is encoded by the coding sequence ATGCATACTTTTCACCACCACTGTTGCCACAATCCTTTACATTGCTTCGTTCCGCCCCATGTTTTAGATCGCTTGGTGGAATCCGACGATCCGGAAATTCGCAACCTCGCTATTGATGCTATCAAACATTCAGTTGCATCTCGGACTAAACGAAATACCTTTGCCAAGGTAGCAATGTTAGCAGCAACACCTTCACCAGCCGGAACAAAGCATCGTCTTGTCTACGATGTCAATCATTGGCGGTGGGAAAGGATGCTTCCAGGGAAACTCGTCCGTTCTGAGGGTGACTCTCCAGTTATTGATGATGCTGTGAATGAAGCCTACGATTACTCTGGAATTACTTACGATTTTTATCAGGAAGTTTTCAACCGCAACTCATTAGATGATAAGGGCATGACCTTAATCTCCAGCGTTCATTTTGGCAGAAATTACGATAACGCCTTTTGGAATGGACAACAGATGATTTATGGCGATGGAGATGAAATTGTCTTTACCAGATTTAGCAAAGCCTTAGACGTAGTTGCCCACGAGTTAACGCATGGAGTAGTTCAATTTACCAGTAACTTAGAATATTGGGATGAATCAGGAGCATTGAACGAACACTTTGCTGATGCGATGAGTGCTTTAGTTAAACAGTGGTATCTCAAGCAAGATGTCACTGAAGCCGACTGGTTGATGGGCGATGCTATTGTCGGGCCTAAAGTGCAAGCAAAGTCCATCCGAACCTTTAAAGCCGAAAAAGCTTATGAAAAGGATGCAATTTTAGGAACAGATCCCCAGCCCAAACACATAAAAGACAAATACACAGGGGATAATGATAGTCGTGGCGTGCATATCAACTCTGGTATTCCTAATCATGCCTTCTATCTAACGGCGATAGAACTAGGTGGATACTCATGGGAGAAAGTCGGGCCAATTTGGTATCAAACACTAAAAAATCTCAACCAGAATAGTAATTTTCAAGAAGCAGCCTCGATGACGTACCAAGTTGCTGGTGCAATGTTTGGTAGCGATAGTTTGGAACAACAAGCAGTGAAAAAGGCATGGGATGCTGTTGGTATCTCGGTTTAA
- a CDS encoding amidase, which produces MNDAVSIAAAVREGKVSAVEVTQAALAKIAARDNELNSFTAVIAETALADAARIDKEIAQGNHPGVLAGVPFAAKNLYDIAGLTTLAGAKINAENPPATQDATAVAKLKQAGAVLVGALNMDEYAYGFVTENAHYGATHNPHDLKRVAGGSSGGSAAAVAAGLVPLTLGSDTNGSIRVPAAFCGIFGLKPTYGRLSRAGVALFSSSFDHVGPFARSVRDIATAFDILQGEDDRDPVCTKRPPELCVPQLNRDISGIRIAIADDYFMKGAEPEALAAVERVARALDVNEYVTIPEAHRARAAAFVITASEGANLHLDKLRSRPQDFDPATRDRFLAGALIPSQWYLQAQRFRRWYRDRVREIFQNVDIILAPTTPIPAPLIGQQTTIVDGEEIIIRPHLGLFTQPLSFIGLPVLSVPIQLPKALPLGVQLIAAPYNEALILKVASVLEAQGIVSAPIA; this is translated from the coding sequence ATGAATGATGCTGTATCAATAGCTGCGGCTGTGCGTGAGGGTAAGGTTAGCGCGGTGGAGGTGACTCAGGCGGCGTTAGCTAAAATTGCTGCACGGGATAATGAACTTAATAGTTTTACGGCGGTAATTGCGGAAACGGCTTTGGCTGATGCAGCTAGAATTGACAAGGAAATTGCTCAAGGTAATCATCCTGGGGTGTTGGCTGGTGTACCTTTTGCCGCGAAGAATCTCTACGATATCGCTGGGTTGACGACTCTGGCGGGTGCGAAAATTAATGCCGAAAATCCTCCAGCTACTCAAGATGCAACAGCAGTGGCGAAGTTGAAACAAGCTGGTGCGGTGTTGGTGGGTGCGTTAAATATGGATGAGTACGCCTATGGGTTTGTGACGGAAAATGCCCATTATGGTGCGACTCACAACCCTCATGATTTAAAGCGTGTCGCTGGGGGTTCATCTGGGGGTTCGGCGGCGGCGGTGGCGGCGGGTTTGGTTCCATTGACGCTGGGTTCTGATACTAACGGTTCGATTCGGGTTCCGGCGGCTTTTTGTGGAATTTTTGGTTTAAAACCTACTTATGGCAGGTTGTCACGTGCTGGGGTAGCTTTATTTTCTAGCAGTTTTGACCATGTAGGCCCTTTTGCGCGTTCGGTTAGGGATATTGCAACGGCGTTTGATATTCTCCAAGGAGAAGACGATCGCGATCCGGTTTGTACAAAACGTCCGCCTGAATTATGTGTACCACAACTGAATCGAGATATCTCTGGTATCAGAATTGCTATTGCCGATGATTATTTCATGAAGGGTGCGGAACCGGAAGCTTTGGCAGCAGTAGAAAGAGTTGCCCGTGCTTTAGATGTGAATGAGTACGTTACAATACCAGAGGCACACCGCGCTAGGGCAGCAGCCTTTGTAATTACAGCCAGTGAAGGGGCAAATCTGCATTTGGATAAATTGCGATCGCGTCCTCAAGATTTCGATCCAGCAACACGCGATCGCTTTTTGGCTGGGGCGTTAATTCCGAGTCAGTGGTATTTGCAAGCCCAAAGATTTAGAAGATGGTATCGCGATCGCGTCCGCGAAATCTTTCAAAATGTCGATATAATTCTTGCCCCTACTACACCAATTCCAGCCCCATTAATTGGGCAACAAACCACAATTGTAGATGGTGAAGAAATTATTATTCGTCCTCATTTAGGATTATTTACTCAACCATTATCTTTTATTGGTTTACCTGTATTATCAGTCCCAATTCAGCTTCCCAAGGCTTTACCTTTAGGTGTCCAATTAATAGCAGCACCTTACAATGAAGCATTGATTTTAAAAGTTGCATCTGTGCTAGAAGCTCAGGGTATTGTATCAGCACCCATCGCTTAA
- a CDS encoding redoxin domain-containing protein — translation MIPRVRAPELPQNSPWFNTDKPLSIKQLKGRVIILDFWTYCCINCLHIIPDLKYLEQKYQDSLTVIGVHSAKFDNEKETENIRQAILRYDIEHPVVVDSGFRVWQEYAVRAWPTLMIIDPEGYVIGYVAGEGHRDTLDELIEKLIQEHREKGTINFQELSLNLEKQRQPLITPLAFPGKVLATPAGLFIADSGHHRLVMSSFAREVMHVIGTGKSGLVDGNFNEAQFSAPQGMAFDADKQILYVADTENHALRRVDLQRQVVETITGTGEQSRNIRPHGGAGLETALNSPWDLVKVGNTLFIAMAGSHQIWEMDLETGVIKTYAGMGAEACIDGSLSESAFAQPSGISSNGEELYIADSEVSSIRGVGIVEPRLVRTVCGSGDLFGFGDVDGQSENVRLQHCLGVEYSQNYLWVADTYNHKIKLVSPSTGNCQTILGDGVMGLQDGQGKNTRFFEPSGLSVMGSNLYIADTNNHVIRCVDLNSFEVTTLKFKGLCAPDVCVPSNL, via the coding sequence ATGATACCCCGTGTTAGAGCGCCAGAATTACCACAAAACTCTCCTTGGTTTAACACCGATAAACCATTATCTATTAAGCAACTGAAAGGTAGAGTTATTATCTTAGATTTTTGGACATACTGTTGTATCAATTGTTTGCATATAATACCAGATTTAAAATATTTAGAACAAAAATATCAAGATAGTCTGACAGTTATCGGTGTCCACTCCGCTAAATTTGATAATGAGAAAGAAACGGAAAATATTCGTCAAGCAATCTTGCGTTATGACATCGAACATCCAGTTGTAGTCGATAGTGGTTTTCGGGTTTGGCAAGAGTATGCTGTACGTGCTTGGCCTACTTTGATGATTATCGATCCAGAAGGCTATGTAATTGGCTATGTTGCTGGTGAAGGACATCGTGATACTTTAGATGAACTAATTGAAAAACTAATTCAAGAACATCGGGAAAAAGGCACAATTAATTTTCAAGAACTCAGCCTGAATTTAGAAAAACAACGTCAACCATTAATTACACCCTTAGCTTTTCCTGGTAAAGTACTAGCGACACCAGCAGGTTTATTTATCGCGGACTCTGGTCATCATCGTCTAGTGATGAGTAGTTTTGCAAGGGAAGTTATGCATGTAATTGGCACAGGAAAATCTGGATTAGTTGACGGTAATTTTAACGAAGCACAGTTCTCTGCGCCTCAAGGAATGGCATTTGATGCAGATAAACAAATTCTCTACGTTGCTGATACAGAAAATCATGCTTTAAGGCGAGTTGATTTGCAGCGTCAGGTTGTAGAAACTATCACCGGAACTGGTGAACAAAGTCGTAATATTCGTCCTCATGGTGGCGCTGGTTTGGAGACAGCACTAAATTCTCCTTGGGATTTGGTGAAGGTAGGAAATACCCTATTTATTGCGATGGCGGGTAGCCATCAAATTTGGGAAATGGATTTAGAAACAGGGGTAATTAAAACCTATGCTGGTATGGGTGCAGAAGCTTGTATTGATGGTTCTTTGAGTGAATCTGCATTTGCTCAACCTAGCGGTATTAGTAGTAATGGTGAAGAATTATATATTGCTGACAGCGAAGTAAGTTCAATTCGCGGTGTAGGAATAGTTGAACCGCGTTTAGTTAGAACTGTATGCGGTAGTGGTGATTTATTTGGCTTTGGTGATGTAGATGGACAAAGTGAAAATGTGCGATTACAGCATTGTTTGGGTGTGGAATATTCTCAAAATTATTTATGGGTAGCAGATACTTACAATCACAAAATTAAATTAGTTAGTCCTAGTACGGGTAATTGTCAAACAATTTTGGGCGATGGGGTGATGGGTTTGCAGGATGGACAAGGAAAGAATACTCGCTTTTTTGAACCTTCGGGATTGAGCGTTATGGGTTCAAATTTATATATTGCTGATACTAATAATCATGTGATTCGTTGTGTTGATTTGAATTCGTTCGAGGTGACAACGTTAAAGTTTAAGGGTTTATGTGCGCCGGATGTTTGTGTTCCGTCTAATTTGTAG
- a CDS encoding type 11 methyltransferase: MAIPLNPFWERFLSPVVRFLIDEEGLERYALSIDWNKQSDRFQRADVAIPSYYSSYKFRGMEGGYLNPKVVVSYDPIIQYLLPPNESLVRQAVIDAIKVQPRRILDLGCGTGSNTLMLKQAFPQAEVIGLDLSAYMLVMAEQKATTAGLDIAWRHGNAEKTAFPDASFDLVTATLLFREIPTAVSQAILQECFRLLVVGGQVLILDINQKALRQLEWLKDVIEEPYLREYAALNLNESISKAGFEALPTQDVWWMHQLSSGVKPLSNRQQVRQYVSKSIDSSDLEELGSPVFGIRA, from the coding sequence ATGGCGATTCCGCTAAATCCATTCTGGGAACGTTTTTTATCCCCTGTAGTCCGGTTTTTGATTGATGAAGAGGGGTTAGAACGTTATGCTCTAAGTATTGACTGGAACAAACAAAGCGATCGCTTTCAAAGAGCTGATGTTGCAATCCCCTCTTACTACAGTAGCTACAAATTTCGTGGCATGGAGGGCGGTTATCTTAACCCTAAGGTAGTAGTTTCCTACGATCCGATTATTCAATACCTGCTGCCTCCTAATGAAAGCCTTGTACGTCAGGCTGTGATTGATGCAATTAAAGTCCAACCACGACGCATACTGGATTTAGGTTGCGGTACAGGTTCTAATACCTTGATGCTAAAACAGGCTTTCCCGCAAGCAGAAGTCATAGGATTAGATTTATCTGCATATATGTTGGTAATGGCAGAACAAAAAGCCACAACTGCCGGTTTAGATATAGCTTGGCGACATGGTAATGCCGAGAAAACAGCCTTCCCCGATGCTTCTTTTGACTTAGTAACAGCTACTTTGTTATTTCGGGAAATTCCAACTGCTGTATCCCAAGCAATTCTCCAGGAATGTTTTCGCTTACTCGTGGTGGGAGGACAAGTATTAATTCTAGATATTAATCAAAAGGCCCTGCGTCAGCTAGAATGGCTCAAAGATGTTATTGAGGAGCCATATCTTCGCGAGTATGCTGCTCTCAATTTGAATGAGAGTATAAGTAAAGCAGGATTTGAAGCATTGCCAACCCAAGATGTTTGGTGGATGCATCAGCTAAGTAGCGGTGTCAAACCTCTGTCCAACCGCCAACAAGTTCGTCAGTACGTATCAAAATCAATAGATAGCAGTGATTTGGAGGAGCTAGGTTCCCCAGTTTTTGGCATAAGAGCATGA
- a CDS encoding HAD-superfamily hydrolase subfamily IA, variant 3, which yields MSLKAVLFDFNGVIINDEQIHLRLIDEILIEENLQPQREKERQASLGRSDRACFQELLHNRGRVVSEEYLTQLLNRKAQAYVLELEKLEKLPLYSGLDDLIFQVRSRNLTIGLVSGAIRKEIDLVLERANLAEHFSVIVAGDDITTSKPKPDGYLLAVERLNQKYPDLNLQPQECLAIEDTPAGIQAAKRAQMQVVGVANTYPFHMLQRCCNWTVDYLTDLELERVQEVYTQKELKSATNE from the coding sequence ATGAGTTTAAAGGCAGTTTTATTTGATTTTAATGGTGTCATCATTAATGATGAGCAAATCCATCTGCGACTGATAGATGAAATTCTGATCGAGGAGAATCTTCAACCCCAACGAGAAAAAGAGCGTCAAGCTTCTTTAGGACGTAGCGATCGCGCTTGTTTTCAAGAATTATTGCATAATCGCGGTCGTGTGGTCAGTGAAGAATATTTAACTCAATTGCTCAACCGCAAGGCGCAAGCATATGTCTTGGAACTAGAGAAATTAGAAAAACTGCCTTTGTATTCAGGTTTAGACGACTTGATATTTCAGGTGCGTTCGCGCAATCTCACAATCGGGTTAGTTAGCGGTGCAATTCGTAAAGAAATCGATTTAGTACTCGAACGCGCTAACCTAGCCGAACATTTTTCAGTAATAGTAGCTGGTGATGATATTACTACCAGTAAACCAAAACCCGATGGTTATCTATTAGCAGTGGAAAGGCTAAACCAAAAATATCCTGACTTAAATCTGCAACCACAAGAGTGTTTGGCAATTGAAGATACCCCCGCAGGTATCCAAGCTGCAAAACGAGCGCAAATGCAAGTAGTAGGTGTCGCCAATACTTACCCCTTTCATATGCTTCAGCGCTGTTGTAACTGGACTGTGGATTATTTGACTGATTTAGAACTCGAAAGAGTGCAGGAAGTTTATACTCAAAAAGAATTAAAATCAGCTACCAATGAATGA